The following proteins are co-located in the Wenzhouxiangella marina genome:
- a CDS encoding histone deacetylase family protein, translated as MSLTVISHSDCLGHVNPEGHPERPQRLEAALRGIEQLDDLHWLDAEPVRREQLELGHGKNYLDNLESLDQSGSRLSLDPDTHLGPGSLRAAALAAGAACQGVDQVMQSDGAERTFAVVRPPGHHAESARAMGFCLYSSVAIAALHARQAHGLKRIAVCDFDVHHGNGSEAILADQDGLLFLSSHQSPLYPGTGRPEDPHAANVFNTSLPPESGSNEFREHWLEHLLPRIDEFRPELILVSAGFDAHVRDPLAQLRLKDEDFYWIGHELKQLAMQHAGGRLVASLEGGYDLAALEAGVLAFGEAIA; from the coding sequence ATGAGCCTGACCGTCATCAGCCATTCGGACTGCCTGGGACACGTCAACCCCGAGGGGCACCCTGAACGCCCCCAGCGCCTGGAAGCTGCCCTGCGCGGCATCGAGCAGCTCGACGATCTGCACTGGCTCGACGCCGAGCCGGTCCGTCGTGAGCAGCTCGAGCTGGGCCACGGCAAGAACTACCTCGACAACCTCGAGTCACTCGACCAGTCGGGCAGCCGCCTGTCTCTGGACCCGGACACCCACCTCGGGCCGGGCAGCCTGCGCGCCGCCGCGCTGGCCGCCGGCGCGGCCTGCCAGGGCGTGGACCAGGTCATGCAGTCCGACGGCGCCGAACGCACCTTTGCCGTGGTTCGCCCGCCGGGACACCACGCCGAGTCGGCCCGGGCGATGGGCTTCTGCCTCTACTCCAGTGTGGCCATCGCCGCCCTGCACGCTCGACAGGCCCACGGCCTGAAGCGGATCGCGGTCTGCGACTTCGACGTCCACCACGGCAACGGCAGCGAAGCCATCCTGGCCGACCAGGACGGCCTGCTGTTCCTGTCCAGCCACCAGTCGCCCCTCTACCCGGGCACCGGCCGCCCGGAAGATCCGCATGCGGCCAACGTGTTCAACACCAGCCTGCCGCCCGAATCCGGCAGCAACGAGTTTCGCGAGCACTGGCTGGAGCACCTGCTGCCCCGGATCGACGAATTCCGTCCCGAGCTGATCCTGGTCTCGGCCGGCTTCGATGCCCATGTTCGCGATCCGCTGGCCCAGCTCCGCCTCAAGGACGAAGACTTCTACTGGATCGGCCACGAGCTGAAGCAGCTCGCCATGCAGCATGCAGGAGGCCGCCTGGTGGCCAGCCTGGAAGGGGGCTACGATCTTGCGGCACTGGAAGCCGGCGTGCTGGCCTTCGGGGAAGCCATTGCCTGA
- a CDS encoding cob(I)yrinic acid a,c-diamide adenosyltransferase yields MGNRLSRIYTRTGDDGTTGLGDGSRTQKDSLRVEAYGTVDELNSCIGLLIAHLDEKTLESLLLDVQHDLFDLGGELCMPNMELIADRHIKRLEDELDRLNADLPPLKDFILPGGSVAAAQAHLARTICRRAERRVISLARQEPVNEPVIHYLNRLSDLLFVVARTVARASGAGEVLWDHERDR; encoded by the coding sequence ATGGGCAACCGACTTTCCAGGATCTACACGCGCACCGGTGACGACGGCACGACCGGCCTCGGCGATGGCTCGCGCACGCAGAAGGACTCGCTGCGCGTCGAGGCCTACGGCACCGTCGACGAACTCAACAGCTGCATCGGCCTGCTGATCGCGCACCTCGACGAAAAGACGCTCGAGAGCCTGCTGCTCGATGTGCAGCACGATCTGTTCGATCTGGGCGGCGAATTGTGCATGCCCAACATGGAGCTGATCGCCGATCGCCACATCAAGCGCCTGGAAGACGAACTCGACCGCCTCAACGCCGATCTACCGCCCCTGAAGGACTTCATCCTGCCCGGCGGCAGCGTCGCCGCCGCCCAGGCCCACCTGGCGCGCACGATCTGCCGGCGGGCCGAGCGCCGGGTGATTTCCCTGGCTCGTCAGGAGCCGGTCAACGAGCCGGTCATTCATTATCTCAACCGCCTGTCCGACCTGCTGTTCGTGGTCGCCCGGACCGTCGCCCGCGCTTCCGGTGCGGGCGAGGTGCTCTGGGATCACGAACGCGACCGCTGA
- a CDS encoding S41 family peptidase, producing MLQTPPSRRHGLRLLLLALTWLGLSACAAPAHEAEPDFEPTALATFDQVWEQVRSNYYDFERIAEDWNRARDTLRPRAAAARDDRELRRVLVELLDRIGASHFAILPGDPAAAILAADPGSDHTPAPTTGPRGDTGLAVRLIGDALVFSEVPDPVPDGLMAGDRLLAIDEQSLDGRLAELQTLESEASRERAALLLEAEVNARIGFPALGEPLRLRVATGDREARVVEVVGRRSDGERVQLGNFPPMFLRFQTRTLPQGESCVGLLRFSTWVPALMERFNEVRDELLACDGLIIDLRGNLGGVLTTMVPLASHLSDEPMLLGRLLRADGQLQFRVFPRRVADDGRRLQPYTGPIAILIDSLSASTSELFTAGMQAAGRARVFGQRSPGMALPAQMMELANGDRLMYAFADYLDGQDRRIEGVGVIPDQAITLDRDALASGSDPVLEAALRWLADAAQPVH from the coding sequence ATGCTCCAGACTCCGCCGTCTCGGCGACACGGCCTTCGACTGCTGCTTCTCGCCCTGACCTGGCTGGGACTGTCGGCCTGTGCCGCACCGGCCCACGAGGCCGAGCCCGACTTCGAGCCCACCGCCCTGGCCACCTTCGACCAGGTCTGGGAACAGGTCCGCTCGAACTACTACGACTTCGAGCGGATCGCCGAGGACTGGAACCGGGCCCGGGACACGCTCCGGCCCAGGGCGGCCGCGGCCCGTGACGACCGCGAACTCCGCCGCGTCCTCGTCGAGCTGCTGGACCGGATCGGCGCCTCGCATTTCGCGATCCTTCCGGGCGATCCGGCGGCCGCCATCCTCGCGGCCGACCCGGGTTCGGATCACACGCCGGCACCGACCACCGGCCCTCGTGGCGACACGGGCCTGGCGGTCCGCCTGATCGGCGATGCGCTGGTGTTCAGCGAAGTTCCGGATCCGGTCCCGGATGGCCTGATGGCGGGAGACCGGCTGCTGGCAATCGACGAGCAGAGTCTCGATGGCCGCCTGGCCGAACTCCAGACCCTCGAGTCCGAGGCCTCGCGCGAGCGCGCCGCCCTGCTGCTGGAAGCGGAGGTGAATGCCCGGATCGGCTTTCCGGCCCTGGGCGAGCCGCTACGACTTCGCGTCGCCACGGGCGACCGCGAGGCGCGCGTGGTCGAGGTGGTCGGGCGCCGCAGCGATGGCGAACGTGTGCAGCTCGGCAACTTCCCGCCGATGTTTCTGCGCTTCCAGACTCGAACGCTGCCGCAGGGCGAGTCCTGCGTCGGCCTGCTGCGATTCTCCACCTGGGTCCCGGCCCTGATGGAGCGATTCAACGAAGTCCGCGACGAATTGCTGGCCTGCGACGGTCTGATCATCGACCTGCGCGGCAACCTGGGCGGCGTGCTCACGACGATGGTGCCGCTGGCTTCGCATCTGAGCGATGAGCCGATGCTCCTCGGTCGCCTGCTGCGCGCCGACGGGCAGCTGCAGTTTCGTGTCTTCCCACGCCGGGTGGCCGACGATGGCCGCCGGCTCCAGCCCTACACCGGGCCGATCGCCATCCTGATCGATTCGCTTTCGGCCAGCACCTCCGAGCTGTTCACCGCCGGCATGCAGGCCGCAGGCCGGGCCCGCGTCTTCGGGCAGCGTTCACCCGGCATGGCCCTGCCTGCGCAGATGATGGAGCTGGCCAACGGAGATCGCCTGATGTACGCCTTTGCCGATTACCTCGACGGACAGGACCGCCGCATCGAAGGCGTCGGCGTGATCCCCGATCAAGCCATCACCCTCGATCGCGACGCGCTCGCCTCGGGCAGCGATCCGGTCCTGGAGGCGGCACTGCGCTGGCTGGCCGATGCCGCTCAGCCTGTCCACTGA
- a CDS encoding M24 family metallopeptidase, producing MIHVLRARTAWLLAMAAWLPVTFSLAQPADQGRVIEIEPTVLAERDRIEPENRMVADRLEHLLPGLMAETGIDMWLVINREYAEDPVYFTLVPQPSFAARRTTMLVFDLQDDGSVDRLSVNRYPLGEPYQVGWSGGDLEAQWQALGTLIAERDPERIGINVSSTWPEADGLTHGLHQKLMAALPEALHDRVVSAEDLVVRWMETRSEMEQAVYPHVVSIARRAIEEAFSSRTITPGVTTTDDVAWAIRDWFESRGLRIWFMPYVNIQRPGQDCEADTPFCGVSGVIQPGDVLHTDVGICYLKLCTDTQEMGYVLKMGESEVPEALVEALAEGNRWQDLLTDEFVTGRTGNEILMAAQASMANEPWGFNIYTHPIGFVGHAPGPTIGMWDLPAEVANTGDWPLYPNTAYAIEGNVAVPLAEWNGQHVQIKLEQSAIFDGERVIYLAGRQTEWHVVR from the coding sequence ATGATTCATGTGCTCCGAGCCCGAACCGCATGGCTCCTTGCCATGGCGGCCTGGCTGCCCGTGACCTTCTCCCTGGCCCAGCCGGCCGATCAGGGCCGGGTGATCGAGATCGAACCGACAGTGCTGGCCGAGCGCGACCGGATCGAACCCGAGAACCGCATGGTGGCCGATCGTCTGGAACATCTGCTGCCCGGCCTGATGGCCGAAACGGGCATCGATATGTGGCTGGTCATCAATCGTGAATACGCCGAGGACCCGGTCTACTTTACCCTGGTGCCGCAGCCGAGCTTTGCCGCCCGCCGCACGACCATGCTGGTTTTCGACCTGCAGGACGACGGCAGCGTCGACCGTCTGAGCGTCAACCGTTATCCCCTCGGCGAGCCCTACCAGGTCGGCTGGTCCGGCGGGGATCTCGAGGCCCAGTGGCAGGCGCTCGGTACGCTGATCGCCGAGCGCGATCCCGAGCGCATCGGCATCAACGTCTCTTCGACCTGGCCCGAGGCCGACGGCCTGACCCACGGCCTGCATCAGAAACTGATGGCGGCGCTGCCCGAGGCCCTGCATGATCGCGTCGTCTCGGCCGAAGACCTGGTCGTGCGCTGGATGGAGACCCGCTCCGAGATGGAGCAGGCAGTCTACCCGCACGTGGTCTCGATCGCCCGACGTGCCATCGAAGAAGCCTTTTCCAGCCGCACGATCACGCCGGGCGTGACGACCACCGACGATGTGGCCTGGGCGATCCGCGACTGGTTCGAGTCGCGCGGCCTGCGCATCTGGTTCATGCCCTACGTCAACATCCAGCGCCCCGGCCAGGACTGCGAGGCCGACACGCCGTTCTGCGGCGTCTCGGGCGTGATCCAGCCCGGCGATGTGCTGCACACGGACGTCGGCATCTGCTACCTGAAGCTCTGCACGGACACCCAGGAAATGGGCTACGTACTCAAGATGGGCGAGTCGGAGGTGCCCGAGGCCCTGGTCGAGGCTCTGGCGGAAGGCAATCGCTGGCAGGACCTGCTGACCGATGAGTTCGTGACCGGTCGCACCGGCAACGAGATCCTCATGGCCGCGCAAGCCAGCATGGCCAACGAGCCCTGGGGCTTCAATATCTACACCCACCCGATCGGCTTCGTCGGTCACGCGCCGGGCCCGACCATCGGCATGTGGGATCTGCCTGCCGAAGTCGCCAACACGGGCGACTGGCCCCTTTACCCGAACACGGCCTACGCCATCGAAGGCAACGTCGCCGTGCCGCTGGCCGAATGGAATGGCCAGCACGTCCAGATCAAGCTCGAGCAGAGCGCGATCTTCGACGGCGAGCGGGTGATCTACCTGGCCGGACGCCAGACCGAGTGGCACGTGGTTCGCTGA